One segment of Anaerolineae bacterium DNA contains the following:
- the pseI gene encoding pseudaminic acid synthase, with protein MKIVRMTIKINNRFIGPGSPVYIIAEMSANHNQDFARAVKLLEAAKEAGADAVKLQTYTPDTITIDCDNEYFQIGAGTIWAGRKLYELYGQAYTPWEWQPKLKALADELDLALFSTPFDKTAVDFLEAMEVPAYKIASFEVIDLPLIRRIAQTGKPIIMSTGMGTLAEIDEAVQTIRAAGNAQLVLLKCTSAYPAPPAEMNLRTVPHLAEAFGVPAGLSDHTLGIAVPVAAVALGATVVEKHLTLSRNIPGPDSAFSLEPHEFKAMVEAVRVAEQALGQVSYEVTPPEMNSRIFRRSLFVVQDVLAGEVFTEMNVRSIRPGHGLHPRYLDEVLGRHAARDIKKGTPLQWELCGT; from the coding sequence ATGAAGATCGTTCGAATGACTATCAAAATCAATAACCGTTTCATTGGACCCGGCAGCCCGGTTTATATCATCGCCGAAATGTCGGCCAATCATAACCAGGATTTTGCCCGGGCAGTTAAACTGCTTGAAGCGGCCAAAGAGGCTGGCGCCGATGCGGTCAAACTCCAAACGTATACCCCGGATACAATAACCATTGACTGCGATAATGAATATTTTCAAATTGGGGCAGGGACTATTTGGGCCGGTCGTAAGCTTTATGAACTCTATGGACAGGCTTATACCCCCTGGGAATGGCAGCCCAAGTTGAAAGCGCTGGCCGATGAGTTAGACCTGGCCCTTTTTTCCACTCCTTTTGATAAAACGGCTGTGGATTTTTTAGAAGCAATGGAGGTGCCGGCCTACAAGATTGCCTCGTTTGAAGTGATAGATTTGCCCCTTATCCGGCGCATTGCTCAAACCGGCAAGCCCATTATCATGTCTACCGGCATGGGCACCCTGGCCGAGATTGATGAGGCGGTTCAGACCATTCGGGCGGCGGGCAACGCCCAACTGGTTTTGCTCAAATGCACCAGCGCCTATCCCGCTCCCCCGGCGGAGATGAATCTGCGGACGGTTCCTCATTTAGCCGAGGCGTTTGGGGTGCCCGCTGGATTGTCTGACCATACTTTGGGGATTGCCGTGCCGGTAGCGGCGGTGGCCCTGGGAGCGACGGTGGTGGAAAAACATTTGACCCTCTCCCGTAATATCCCCGGCCCTGACAGCGCCTTTTCCCTGGAGCCGCACGAATTTAAGGCGATGGTTGAGGCTGTTCGGGTGGCCGAGCAGGCATTGGGCCAGGTATCTTATGAAGTCACGCCACCAGAGATGAACAGCCGGATTTTTCGTCGTTCTCTATTTGTGGTGCAGGATGTGCTGGCGGGTGAAGTTTTTACCGAGATGAATGTCCGTTCAATCCGCCCCGGGCATGGTTTGCATCCTCGTTATCTGGATGAAGTGCTGGGGCGACACGCCGCGCGTGATATTAAAAAGGGCACGCCTTTACAGTGGGAATTGTGCGGGACGTGA
- a CDS encoding GNAT family N-acetyltransferase, with product MSPYQIRLLKPDEYQAWDCLVATAQTGSIFNSTAWLNAVARLFNRELRIWGVYRNEELVAGTGLVSFKLLSFIKVAGFLPITPYNSIIIQPRDSDKEARCASYRLAVLELLARVLATEADVVDIINHPALTDIRPFSWLGWSSKIRYTYLIDISKPGQLWEQTYEAFRRQVRKCEREKIELECNADSKTLYQLYHGTYEKQGRRIYVDESSFCGLCEVLKAEARLAIYIARREGQAISGLGIVKDYRGVIHEWVAGTNPEYLKLGVASFMLWTVIEQLAREGFTCFDLNGANVPAIARHKSQLGGRLTPYYEIRTQTARAKLFEWGQQKAQVVGGLDWLKQKLLNPGRI from the coding sequence ATGAGTCCATACCAGATCAGGTTGTTAAAACCCGACGAGTATCAGGCGTGGGATTGCCTGGTTGCCACCGCCCAAACGGGTAGTATCTTTAATAGTACTGCTTGGTTGAATGCTGTCGCCCGGTTATTTAACCGTGAACTGAGAATATGGGGCGTTTATCGTAATGAAGAATTGGTTGCTGGAACAGGGCTTGTCTCCTTTAAACTGCTGTCCTTTATAAAAGTGGCCGGCTTTCTCCCGATAACGCCTTATAATTCCATTATTATTCAACCCCGAGATAGCGATAAAGAAGCGCGGTGCGCCTCCTATAGGTTAGCGGTTCTGGAGTTATTAGCCAGAGTTTTAGCCACAGAAGCGGATGTTGTTGACATTATAAACCATCCGGCTCTGACAGATATCCGTCCTTTTAGTTGGCTTGGTTGGAGCAGTAAGATTCGTTATACTTATCTGATTGATATTTCTAAGCCGGGTCAACTATGGGAACAGACTTATGAGGCTTTTCGTCGCCAAGTGCGCAAGTGTGAGCGGGAGAAAATTGAGTTGGAATGTAACGCAGATTCCAAAACTCTTTACCAACTCTATCATGGCACCTATGAAAAACAGGGTCGCCGGATTTATGTTGACGAAAGCTCATTTTGTGGCTTGTGTGAAGTGCTTAAAGCCGAAGCGCGTTTGGCCATATATATCGCCAGGCGGGAGGGTCAGGCAATCTCCGGGTTGGGAATTGTGAAGGATTATCGAGGAGTCATTCATGAGTGGGTAGCCGGTACAAACCCTGAATACCTGAAATTGGGGGTCGCCTCTTTTATGTTATGGACGGTGATAGAGCAATTAGCCAGGGAGGGCTTTACCTGTTTTGATTTGAATGGGGCAAATGTGCCGGCTATTGCCCGTCATAAAAGCCAACTGGGGGGACGGTTAACCCCCTATTATGAAATCCGAACCCAAACGGCCAGAGCCAAGCTCTTTGAGTGGGGGCAGCAAAAAGCGCAGGTTGTTGGAGGGCTTGATTGGCTCAAGCAGAAATTACTGAATCCTGGGCGTATTTGA
- a CDS encoding class I SAM-dependent methyltransferase, which produces MSTLAKWQAYWQGQTTPLYGEGTDEYHQRYAAELKILFADIHPQRVLEIGCGNGALYPYMGLEQAQYKGIDFSDSMLALFKKEHPQVELECADGASYQDDHKYDLIISMGVVQYFNHGMLENHFINAKSMMHSESRFICASVPWKTQRFNFYVGDLALKRTGGGLLLWLRSLFLNRLGKMGTWYSLRDFRKLAGRYSMSVKFFGSVHYMYRFHAVMKPK; this is translated from the coding sequence GTGTCTACCTTGGCAAAATGGCAGGCATATTGGCAAGGACAAACAACACCCCTGTATGGAGAAGGTACCGATGAGTACCACCAGCGTTATGCTGCGGAATTAAAAATCCTTTTTGCGGATATACATCCCCAACGTGTCTTGGAGATTGGCTGCGGTAATGGGGCGCTTTATCCTTATATGGGTCTTGAGCAGGCGCAGTATAAAGGTATAGATTTTTCAGACTCTATGCTGGCTCTTTTCAAAAAAGAGCATCCTCAAGTTGAGCTAGAATGCGCCGACGGCGCTTCATATCAGGATGATCACAAATATGATTTAATCATCTCAATGGGGGTGGTTCAATATTTTAATCACGGCATGCTTGAGAACCATTTTATAAATGCTAAATCAATGATGCACTCAGAATCCCGGTTTATCTGTGCTTCTGTGCCCTGGAAAACGCAGCGTTTTAACTTTTACGTTGGTGACTTAGCCCTAAAACGAACTGGAGGAGGGCTACTGCTGTGGCTTCGCTCCCTTTTTTTAAACCGGCTGGGTAAAATGGGCACCTGGTATAGCCTGCGAGATTTCAGAAAGTTGGCAGGCAGGTATAGCATGTCTGTAAAATTTTTTGGCTCAGTGCATTATATGTACAGGTTTCATGCGGTGATGAAACCCAAATAG
- a CDS encoding polysaccharide deacetylase family protein, giving the protein MKLNVDPSISIQWPDGCSFALALSHDVDRVTKRWQFIYYIARAIARRRLDQFQKQINSIGAWLRGDDPYWNFERMMELEDNLGVRSTFFFMDERGKVRLSNPKSFILFWGRYTLDNPRLQQAIRELDRAGWEIGVHGSYHSYRDGALLEQEKKRLEAIVGHPIAGTRQHYLNLQIPETWYIHAQLGFAYDSTLGYANQVGLRWGTCWPFYPFDPLTGTKIPVLQIPFAIMDGPLMRCPNPWQEAIHLVDHVEAAKGVLTLDWHQRMFNKWEAEDYQGMYIRIIQECQQRGAWIVPLGSIRAWWQDHNAQYQPEHPEF; this is encoded by the coding sequence ATGAAGTTAAATGTTGACCCCTCAATCTCAATTCAGTGGCCTGACGGATGTTCCTTTGCCCTGGCCCTTTCCCACGATGTGGATCGGGTAACCAAACGATGGCAATTTATATACTATATTGCCCGCGCCATAGCCCGGCGGCGGCTTGACCAATTTCAAAAACAGATTAACTCAATTGGAGCCTGGCTACGCGGGGATGACCCCTACTGGAATTTTGAGCGAATGATGGAATTGGAGGATAATCTTGGGGTTCGCTCCACATTTTTTTTTATGGACGAGCGAGGCAAAGTCAGATTAAGCAACCCTAAATCTTTCATCCTCTTTTGGGGACGTTATACGTTAGATAACCCGCGCTTGCAACAGGCGATTCGCGAATTGGATAGGGCGGGTTGGGAGATAGGCGTGCATGGCTCGTATCACTCTTACCGGGATGGGGCGTTGCTGGAACAGGAAAAGAAAAGGCTTGAAGCAATTGTTGGACATCCCATTGCCGGCACGCGGCAGCATTACTTAAATCTGCAAATACCCGAAACCTGGTATATTCATGCTCAATTAGGGTTTGCCTATGATTCCACTCTGGGATATGCCAATCAAGTTGGCTTGCGTTGGGGAACATGCTGGCCGTTCTATCCGTTTGACCCGCTAACCGGGACTAAAATACCCGTTTTGCAAATCCCGTTTGCCATCATGGATGGCCCGCTTATGCGTTGCCCTAACCCCTGGCAGGAAGCGATACATCTTGTTGATCACGTTGAAGCAGCCAAAGGTGTGTTAACGCTAGATTGGCATCAACGGATGTTCAATAAGTGGGAAGCGGAAGATTATCAGGGCATGTATATCCGTATCATCCAGGAATGTCAGCAGCGTGGGGCGTGGATTGTCCCTCTGGGCAGCATCCGCGCTTGGTGGCAAGACCATAATGCTCAATATCAACCTGAACATCCTGAGTTTTGA